The proteins below come from a single Alnus glutinosa chromosome 9, dhAlnGlut1.1, whole genome shotgun sequence genomic window:
- the LOC133877276 gene encoding E3 ubiquitin-protein ligase RDUF1-like produces the protein MSSPATSYWCYRCTRFVHMWTENNLICPYCDGGFIEEIETAPSSENPNRRFATSAMYLFGSNGQDSDRAPSPVSRRSRRRSGNRSPFNPVIVLRGGAAETAGEGDGERHSFELYYDDGAGSGLRPLPPTMSEFLMGSGFDRLLEQLAQIEVTGLGRPENPPASKAAIESLPTIEIGGCHVRSESHCAVCKEAFELGSEAREMPCKHIYHSDCILPWLSLRNSCPVCRHELPSERNEAEISEDEAVGLTIWRLPGGGFAVGRFSGGRRAAAERELPVVYTEMDGGFGAGGAPRRVSWTSRSRGRESGGFRRAFRSMFSFLRFGSNSSGSESGSMSRSQSNSGSVLGRQARRRSRAWVLEDQSGNGRW, from the coding sequence ATGTCATCACCTGCGACGTCGTATTGGTGTTACAGATGCACGCGCTTCGTTCACATGTGGACGGAGAATAATCTCATCTGCCCCTACTGCGACGGTGGGTTCATCGAGGAGATCGAGACCGCACCTTCCTCGGAAAATCCCAACCGTCGATTCGCTACCTCCGCCATGTACTTATTCGGATCCAACGGTCAAGATTCCGACAGAGCCCCTAGTCCAGTCTCCCGTCGGAGCCGCCGAAGATCCGGCAACCGGTCGCCGTTCAACCCGGTCATAGTTCTCCGCGGAGGCGCAGCCGAAACCGCCGGCGAAGGCGACGGAGAGAGGCACAGCTTCGAGTTGTACTACGACGACGGAGCCGGTTCGGGGCTCCGGCCGCTTCCTCCCACCATGTCGGAGTTCCTGATGGGCTCGGGATTCGACCGGTTGCTGGAGCAGCTGGCCCAGATTGAAGTAACCGGGTTGGGGCGGCCCGAGAACCCACCAGCATCGAAAGCCGCGATAGAGTCTCTGCCGACGATCGAAATCGGCGGCTGTCACGTTAGATCGGAGTCCCACTGCGCAGTCTGTAAGGAAGCGTTCGAACTAGGATCGGAGGCTCGCGAAATGCCGTGCAAGCACATATACCACTCGGACTGTATCCTTCCCTGGCTGTCGCTCCGAAACTCGTGCCCGGTATGCCGGCACGAGTTGCCTAGCGAGCGAAACGAGGCCGAGATTTCGGAGGACGAGGCCGTGGGGCTGACCATATGGAGGCTACCGGGAGGTGGGTTCGCGGTGGGGAGGTTTTCCGGGGGCAGAAGAGCGGCGGCGGAGAGAGAGCTACCGGTCGTTTACACCGAAATGGATGGTGGGTTCGGGGCGGGTGGGGCTCCGAGACGGGTTTCCTGGACTTCGAGGAGTAGAGGGAGGGAGAGTGGTGGGTTTCGGAGGGCTTTTCGTAGTATGTTTTCGTTCTTGAGGTTTGGGTCGAATTCTTCTGGGTCTGAATCTGGGTCTATGAGCAGAAGTCAGAGCAATTCGGGTTCTGTGTTGGGTAGGCAGGCGCGGAGACGGAGCAGAGCTTGGGTTTTGGAAGATCAGAGTGGGAATGGAAGGTGGTGA